One segment of Stappia sp. 28M-7 DNA contains the following:
- a CDS encoding nitrogen regulation protein NR(II) codes for MREDQTRSVSALPSVSEARLESVLGTAVDGIVVMDDRARILLFNKACETLFGYTAEEVRGRNVKVLMPSEYAEAHDGYLNNYLETGEKRIIGIGREVRGMHRDGTEFPIELSVGEAATPEGRQFIGIIRDLRQRKAVERRLAEAQAQLVSVTRISALDEMGAAIAHELNQPLTAIMLYLQAAKRKVGDDNRDGKLVEIVDKGVREAERASQIIQRMRRFVEKRDPERRSVNVARLVGECLELVTMGTDCRDIEIVNDVHDSLPDIAVDPVQIQQILINLIRNALDAVRQAPVKRVGLTAAVSGEDMLIRITDSGGGVPPEVVPTLFRAFSGAKKGGLGLGLTISRSIAQNHGGDLAVEPNGGEGGAAFVLRLPVDTPERADQAAAPPGRKGPTA; via the coding sequence ATGCGCGAAGATCAGACCCGTAGCGTTTCAGCATTGCCCAGCGTGTCGGAGGCGCGGCTCGAAAGCGTGCTTGGTACCGCGGTCGATGGCATCGTCGTGATGGACGACCGGGCGCGCATCCTGCTGTTCAACAAGGCGTGCGAGACCCTGTTCGGCTATACGGCCGAGGAGGTCAGGGGGCGCAACGTCAAGGTGCTGATGCCCTCCGAATATGCCGAGGCGCATGACGGCTATCTGAACAATTATCTGGAAACCGGCGAGAAGCGCATCATCGGCATCGGCCGCGAGGTGCGCGGCATGCACCGCGACGGCACCGAATTCCCGATCGAGCTTTCGGTCGGCGAGGCGGCGACGCCGGAGGGGCGCCAGTTCATCGGCATCATCCGCGACCTGCGTCAGCGAAAGGCGGTCGAGCGGCGTCTCGCGGAAGCCCAGGCGCAGCTTGTCAGCGTCACCCGCATCAGCGCGCTGGACGAGATGGGCGCGGCCATCGCGCACGAACTGAACCAGCCGCTGACGGCGATCATGCTTTACCTGCAGGCGGCCAAGCGCAAGGTCGGCGACGACAACCGCGACGGCAAGCTGGTCGAGATTGTCGACAAGGGCGTGCGCGAGGCCGAGCGGGCCAGCCAGATCATCCAGCGGATGCGGAGGTTCGTGGAAAAGCGTGATCCCGAGCGGCGTTCGGTCAATGTGGCGCGGCTTGTCGGCGAGTGTCTCGAGCTGGTGACCATGGGCACCGACTGCCGCGACATCGAGATCGTCAACGACGTCCATGACAGTTTGCCGGACATCGCCGTCGATCCTGTGCAGATCCAGCAGATCCTGATCAATCTGATCCGCAATGCGCTCGACGCGGTGCGCCAGGCTCCGGTAAAGCGTGTCGGGCTGACTGCGGCGGTAAGCGGCGAGGATATGCTGATCCGTATCACCGATTCAGGTGGCGGAGTTCCGCCGGAAGTCGTACCGACATTGTTCAGAGCATTCTCGGGCGCGAAGAAGGGCGGCCTTGGCCTTGGCCTCACGATCTCCCGTTCGATCGCGCAGAATCATGGCGGCGATCTCGCCGTCGAACCCAACGGTGGGGAAGGGGGAGCTGCCTTCGTGCTGCGCCTGCCGGTCGACACGCCCGAGCGTGCCGACCAGGCGGCCGCGCCCCCTGGCAGAAAAGGACCGACGGCATGA